The Tamandua tetradactyla isolate mTamTet1 chromosome 18, mTamTet1.pri, whole genome shotgun sequence genome contains a region encoding:
- the LOC143662160 gene encoding uncharacterized protein LOC143662160, producing MVIIELLSEVSRVQLQLMEIQFNYDSGEHQLSSDGETKTKIGESSSNEKLTAKIELLTEGSGSSKEDVLQDSECREFCGLGNKLNEKNQKLFKRRQHNCDECGQSFAWSTGLTRHRRTHREKPYECDKCGKTFSVSSALVLHQRKHTGEKPYPCNWCIKSFSQSSDLIKHQRVHTGEKPYKCDDCGKAFSQSSDLIIHQRIHTGEKPYQCNHCSKSFSQRSDLVKHQRIHTGEKPYTCNQCNKHFRQSSDVIKHQRIHTGEKPYKCDVCGKAFSQSSDLILHQRIHTGEKPYPCNQCSKSFSQNSDLNKHRRIHTGEKPYKCNECGKAFNQSSVLILHQRIHTGEKPYPCNQCSKTFSRLSDLINHQRIHTGEKPYPCNQCSKMFGRRSDLVKHHRIHTGEKPYECDECGKTFSQSSNLILHQRIHTGEKPYPCNDCTKSFSRRSDLVKHQRIHTGEKPYACNQCNKSFSQSSDLTKHQRVHSGEKPYHCDSCEKAFSQSSDLILHQRIHTGEKPYPCTQCRKSFSQNSDLIKHQRIHTGEKPYKCNECGKAFSQCSALILHQRIHTGEKPYPCDQCGKSFSRRSDLINHQKIHTGEKPFKCDVCGKAFSTTIDLMEHLRIHTREKHYWCVQCSRSFSQETDLTNHEKVHTREDNINVMNMGKPLVYTPTLFSTRDTMLDKNPMNSIDDYGKDFN from the exons ATGGTAATTATCGAGTTGCTCTCTGAGGTGTCACGTGTACAGTTGCAGCTCATGGAGATCCAGTTCAATTATGATTCTGGAGAACACCAACTTTCCTCAG ATGGTGAGACTAAGACTAAAATTGGAGAGTCATCTTCAAATGAGAAACTTACAGCAAAAATTGAACTATTGACTGAAGGGTCTGGCAGCTCCAAAGAGGATGTTCTACAGGATTCTGAGTGCAGAGAATTCTGTGGATTGgggaataaattaaatgaaaagaatcaGAAGCTCTTTAAAAGAAGACAGCATAACTGTGATGAATGTGGACAAAGCTTTGCTTGGAGTACAGGTCTTACTAGGCATCGAAGAACCCATagggagaaaccctatgaatgtgaTAAGTGTGGAAAGACCTTTAGTGTGAGCTCAGCCCTGGTTCTGCATCAGAGAAAGCATACAGGGGAGAAACCATATCCTTGTAATTGGTGTATTAAAAGTTTCAGTCAGAGCTCAGACCTTATTAAACATCAGAGAGTGCACACTGGTGAAAAACCTTATAAATGTGATGACTGTGGCAAAGCCTTCAGTCAGAGCTCAGATCTTATTATACATCAGAGAATCCATACCGGAGAAAAACCCTACCAGTGTAATCATTGTAGTAAAAGTTTTAGCCAGCGCTCAGACCTGGTTAAACATCAgcgaattcatactggagagaagcctTATACATGTAATCAGTGTAACAAACATTTTAGACAGAGTTCTGATGTTATAAAACATCAAAGAATCCACACCGGTGAAAAACCATATAAATGTGATGtctgtggaaaagccttcagtcaaaGCTCAGATCTCATTCTACATCAGAGAATCCACACTGGGGAGAAACCATATCCATGTAATCAGTGTAGCAAAAGTTTTAGTCAGAACTCAGATCTTAATAAGCATCGAAGAATCCACACTGGtgagaaaccctataaatgtaatgaatgtggaaaagctttTAATCAGAGTTCGGTCCTTATTCTGCATcaaagaattcacactggagagaagccctatcCATGTAATCAGTGTAGCAAAACCTTCAGTAGGCTTTCAGATCTTATTAATCATCAACgaattcacacaggagagaagccTTACCCATGTAATCAGTGCAGTAAAATGTTTGGTCGAAGATCAGATCTTGTTAAACATCATAGAATTCATACAGGtgaaaaaccctatgaatgtgatgaatgtgggaaaaccttcagtcaGAGCTCAAACCTTATTCTACACCAGAGAatccacactggagaaaaaccctaccCATGTAATGATTGTACTAAAAGTTTTAGTCGTCGTTCAGACCTTGTTAAACATCAAAGAAtacacactggagaaaaaccttatGCATGTAATCAGTGCAATAAAAGTTTCAGTCAAAGCTCAGACCTCACTAAACATCAGAGAGTACACTCAGGAGAAAAGCCCTATCATTGTGATAGTTGTGAGAAAGCCTTCAGTCAGAGTTCTGACCTTATTCTTcaccagagaattcacactggagaaaagccATATCCATGCACACAGTGCAGGAAAAGTTTCAGTCAGAATTCAGACCTTATCAAACATCAGAGAATCCACACTGGGGAAAAACCATATAAATGTAATGAGtgtgggaaggctttcagtcaATGCTCAGCTCTTATCCTACATCAGAGAATCCACACTGGGGAGAAACCATATCCATGTGACCAATGTGGCAAAAGCTTTAGTCGGCGCTCGGATCTCATTAATCATCAAAAAATCCATACTGGTGAGAAGCCATTTAAATGTGATGTGTGTGGAAAAGCTTTTAGCACGACCATAGATCTTATGGAACATCTGAGAATCCACACTAGGGAAAAGCACTACTGGTGTGTTCAATGCAGCAGAAGTTTTAGTCAAGAAACTGATCTTACTAATCATGAGAAAGTCCATACTAGAGAAGACAATATTAATGTGATGAATATGGGAAAACCTTTAGTGTACACACCAACTTTGTTTAGTACCAGAGACACCATGCTGGATAAAAATCCTATGAATTCTATTGATGACTATGGGAAAGATTTTAACTAA